TGAGTCTGGGCATAGTGAACCTATGATAACTCTTCCTTTAGGAGCAAAAGCCCAAATAAATACAGTATTAAAAGAAATAAAAATATTAGAAAAGGTTGTAAGATAATCTATGAATAATAAAAATAGTATTTTAAAAGAAAAAATAGAAGAAAATAATGTTCTTTTTGTAGCTTGTTATATGGGGAGATTGATACTGCAAAATGGTGGTGAAACTTATAGAACAGAAGAAACTATAAGAAGAACATGTGAATACTATGGAATAAAAGCCAATAGTTTTGCAACTTTAAATACTATAATTACTTCAATAGATTCTTTTGATGGAAAAAGATATTCAAAAGTAGATAGAATAGATTCAAGAACTTTGAATTTAGACAAGGTAGATAGATTGAATAATATAGCTAGAAATCTTAATAAATATAAAATATCAGAAGTAAAAGAAAAAATAATGGAAATAGAAGCTGAAGATAAGATGAATTTTAGAAAAAAAGTATTGGGAAATGTACTTGTTGGAAGTGCATTTGCCATACTTTTCAAAGGAGGGATAAGAGATAGCGTTGTAGCTCTTATCTCTACCTTTATCCTTGCATGTACAGATGAGTTTATAAAAGATTTAAAATTAAATAACTTTTTTGTAAATTTTATTGGAGGGGTTATAGCAGCTATAATTTCATTGATGTTTTTTAAATTTAACTTTATAGATGATATATCTATTTCTATAATTTCTGCTTTGATGCTTCTTGTGCCAGGAATTTCTTTTACTAATTCAATAAGAGATATTATAGCAGGAGATTTTGTTTCTGGAATATCAAGAGGAGTAGAAGCTGTAACTACAGGAATAGCATTAGCCTCGGGATCAGGAATGATACTTTCTATTTTTCTATGATTTATGGGAGGAAAAATGATTATTCAAATAACTGCAGCAATAGTAGCAACTTTAGGATTTGGAATACTTTTTGGATTAAATAGAAAAAAATTATTCTATGCAGGAATGAGTGGAGGAATAGGATGGTTTTTTTATTTAATATCATTAAAAGTAAATTTATCAGAAGCAATAGCATTTTTAGCAGCTTCATTATCAATGACAATATATTCAGAAATAATGGCTCGAAAATTAAAATCTCCTGCAATAACATTTCTTATTGGTGGATTTATACCATTAGTTCCAGGAAGTGGAGTTTATTATACTATGTATGGACTTATAAAAAATGATATGCAGATGACAGTTCAAAAAGGAATACAGACATTTATAATAGCTGGGGCTATAGCAGTAGGAATACTTTTAGGTTCTACAATATGTCAGATATACTTTTCAAAGAAGAAAAAAGCATGAGTATCACAGCTTAGAAAAGCTAAAATTAGGAGGAAAGAAATGAAATTATTTGGTACTATGAAAGCAGAAAATGGAATATTAGAAATAGGAGGAATAAAAGTTACTGAATTAGCAGAGAAATATGGAACACCTCTATATATAATGGATCAATCTCTTATAGAAGAAAATATAATTAAATATAAAAATAATTTTAAAAGTAGTAAATTTGATACATCTATTGTATATGCTTCCAAAGCATTTTTATCAAAAGCCATATGCCAGTTAGTTGAAAAATATGATATAGAAATAGATGCTGTATCTGGAGGAGAATTATATACTATAAAAACAAGTGGACTTCCTATGAAAAAAGTTCATATGCATGGAAATAATAAAACTGATGAAGAATTAGAAATGTGTCTTGATTATGAAATAGGAAGCATTATTATTGATAACGAAGAGGAGATAGAAAGATTATCAAGAATATGTAAAGAAAAAAATAAAAAATTAAAGTTATGATGAGAATAAATATTGGAATAGATGCTCATACACATGAATATATAAAAACTTCTAAACATTCATCAAAATTTGGAGAATCAATATTCGATGAGAGAATAACAGAAATTGTAGGAAAGATAGTTAAAGATGAAAACATGGAATTTTTAGGTTTCCATTGTCATATTGGATCTCAAATATTTGATACTAAAGCTTTTCATGAAGGAATAGAATCTATGGTAAAAGAAACTAAAAAAATATCAGAAGTTTTAGGAATATATATTCCAGAAATAAATCTTGGAGGAGGATTTGGAGTATACTATACAGAGAAGGATACAGCAATAGATGTAGAACAATTTATGAAATCTATGATAGAACATTTAGAAAGAAGTTTAGAAGCTGAAAAGATGAAATTAAAAAAAGTTTCTATTGAGCCAGGAAGAAGTATTGTTGCTAATGCAGGAAGCACTTTATACACAGTTGGAGGAACAAAAACTACTTATGGGGGAGTAAAATATATATTTATAGATGGAGGAATGACTGACAATATAAGACCAGCATTATATCAAGCTGAGTATGAAGCTGTAGTAGCAAATAAAATTAATGAACCAGCAGAAGATGTAGTGACAATAGCTGGAAAATGTTGTGAATCTGGAGATTTAATAATTAAAAATGGGAAACTGGCAAAGGCTGAAACAGGTGACTTAATATTGGTAGCAACAACAGGGGCTTATGGGTACTCAATGTCTAACAATTATAATAAAGCTCCAAAACCAGCAGTAGTATTTGTTAAAGATGGAAAAAGTGCTCTATCAATAAAGAGGGAAAGTTTGGAAGATCTTGTTAGAAACGATGTATTGATAGATATTTAGTAAATTTTAATTTTTATAACTACATAATATTCTAAAAATATGAATTTAATAAAAAAATATTTTTATTGAAATAACGATATTATAATATAAAACTATGAACAGAAAAATATTTATTTTGATTGCTAGAAGAAAAATAAATAAATTGATAAAATCATTAGGGAATAAAAAATTTCTTGAAATTTGGAGGAAAAATGAATATTAAGAGGCTAAAAGAAGAAATTGAAAAAGAAAAGGATTGGCTTATAGATGTTAGAAGAGATTTTCATAAAAATCCAGAGTTAGGACAAGAAGAATATAGGACAATGGAAAAAATATGTGAATATTTAACAAAAATGGGAATATCATATAAAGATAAAATATTCAAAACAGGTGTAATTGCAGAAATAAAAGGAGAAGATACCAATTATACAATAGCGTTGAGAGCTGATATAGATGCTCTACCTATAATAGATAAAAAGCATACTTCTTATGCCTCAATTAATGAAGGAAAATGTCATGCCTGTGGACATGATGCACACACAACTATTGCTTTAGGAGTAGCTAAATATTTTTCAGATAATAAAATAATTCCTCCATGTAATATAAGATTTTTATTTCAACCAGCTGAAGAAACAGTGGGGGGAGCTAAACCTATGATACAAGAGGGAGCTCTTAAAAATGTTGATTGTGTATTTGGATTACATGTAGATGAATATTTGCCAACAGGTCATATAGGAATAAAATATGGAGCAATGAATGCTTCATCAGATACTCTTAAAATAAATATATATGGAAAATCTTGTCATGGAGCATATCCTAGTGATGGAGTAGATGCAATTCTTGTTGCCTCTCATGTAATGGTAGCCCTTCAATCTATAGTAAGTAGAAATATAGATGCTAGAGAAAGTGGAGTTGTTACTATTGGAACGATTCATGGTGGAACTCAGGGAAATATAATAGCAGATAAAGTTCAATTAGTAGGAACATTAAGAACATTAAATCCAGAGGTAAGAAAGACAATGCTGGAAAAAATTGAAGAGATAGTAACTAATGTTCCTAAAGCTTTTGGAGGAAGTGGAGAATTTATAAGAGAGGAAGGATATACTGCTCTTATAAATCATGACAAAGAGGTAGATATAGTAAGAGAAAATGCTGTAGATCTTTTAGGAGAAAATAATATTTTTGAGAAAAAGACTGCAAATATGGGTGTAGAAGATTTTGCATATTTTATTGAGAATACTCCTGGAGCATTTTTTACTTTAGGGGTCAAAAATAAGGAAAAAGGGATAGATGCCCCTGCTCATAATGGGCTATTTGATATAGATGAAGATGCACTTATGATTGGAGTAGAAATGCAGATATTAAATATATATTCAGCTTTTAATAAAAAATAAATTTTTTGGAGGGAAATAATGCCGGAAATGACAGGAGTAACTGAAATAAGAAGAAAAAAATATTTTGAAGGAATGAAAATTCCCCATACATATGTAATAATTTCATGTATTGTGCTACTTGCATTTATAGCAACATATCTTGTTCCAGCAGGAGTGTATCAAAGGGTTTTGGATCCAGCATCAGGTAGAAATGTTATAGATCCTACAACTTTCCAGTATGTAGAAAATACTCCTGTAATGTTTTTTTCAATGACTCAGCCTAACCTTTTTACAGCATTTGTAAAAGGATTAAAAAATTCAGCAGGAATTGTATTTTTTACTTTTCTAGTGTGTGGTTCTTTTAATATGATGCAAAAGACAGGAGCTATTGAAGGTGGAATAGCAAGAATAGCTCTTCTATTGAGAAATAAAAGTATGCTTCTTATTCCAATTGTGGTATTTGTATTTTCAATTGGAGGAGTTACAATAGGAATGAATACAGAAGCTATCGCATTTGTTCCTTTAGGGATAGTAATGGCAAGAGCACTTGGATTTGATGCCATGGTAGGAATGTCAATAGTAGCTCTTGGAGCAGGAGTTGGATTTGTTGGAGGATTTGTAAATCCTTTTACAGTTGGGGTAGCTCAACAGGTATCGCAACTTCCTATATATTCTGGAATGGGGTATAGAGTGGTAGTGTATGTAATTCTTTATATTGTAACTTGTGCTTATATAATTAGGTATGCTCACAAAGTAAAATCTAATCCGGAAAATAGTGTAGTGAAAGAGTTAGAAAAAAGTGATAATTTTAGTATTGATTTTGATGCTCTTCCAAAACTTACAGGAGCTCAAAAAATTGTTTTAGGAATATTCTTTATAGGTTTTGGAACAATAATCTATGGAGTTCTAAAATATGGTTGGGGAACAGATGAACTTATCAGTGTATTTCTATTAATGGGAATATCATCAAGTTTTGTATGTGGAATAGGACCAAGTAAAACTGCTGAAAATTTTATAGAAGGGGCTAAAGGAGTATTATTTGGAGCTTTGTCTATTGGAATTGCCAATGCAGTATTAGTAGTTTTACAACAAGGACAAGTAATAGATTCTATATTACATTCATTATCACAGGCTATTTCTCATCTTCCAGGATATATATCTGTAGTATTAATGTATATAACTCAAATATTTACAAATATATTTATTCCTTCTGGTTCAGGACAAGCAGCAACAACAATGCCAATCATGGCACCATTAGGAGATTTGTTAGGGATTTCAAGACAGACAACAGTTTTAGCATTTCAATATGGAGATGGATTTACAAATTATATAAATCCTACAGCAAGTGGGCTAATGAGTTATTTAGCTATAGCAAAAATTCCATATGAAAAATGGATAAAATGGATGGGACCTTTAATGGGGATATGGTTGTCTATTGGAGCAATAGCAGTTATAATAGCATACTTAACAGGTTATTAAAATAAAAAATAAATAATTTAGATTGGTAATATGACAATGATACAACTTTTGGAAAAGAGCAAAATAAAATTCATAAATAGTATTACCAATTTTTATATTTTCAGTATAAAATAGAAAGGAGTAAGAAAATGAAATTTTCAAAAATGCAGGCAGCAGGAAATGATTTTATTCTTGTAAATGGTATGATAGAAAAATCTCTTAATTGGAATGAAACAGCCAAAAAAGTATGTGATAGACATTTTGGTATAGGAGCTGATGGACTCATGTTTTGTGAAAGCAGTTCAAAAGCAGATATTAAAATGTATTATTATAATTCTGATGGTTCAAGAGGAGAGATGTGTGGCAATGGAATAAGATGTTTTGCAAAATTTATATATGATAATGGAATTGTAAAAAAGGAAAAGTTCTCAGTAGAAACAGATGCTGGAATAAAATATATTAAACTTGATATAGGAATAGAAGGAAATATAGAATATCTTGAAGTTGATATGGGAAAAATTGATTTTAGGGGAAAAGAAATTCCTTGTACTATACAAAAAGAAAATATTTTAGAAGAAGAAATATTTATAGAAAATAAAAAAATAGTTTTTTCAAGTGTACTTATGGGAGTTCCACATACAACTATTTTTGTAGAGAATTTTGATGAATATGATGTAAATGAAATAGGAAGCCTTATGGAGAAAAATGATATTTTTCCTGAAAAAACAAATGTGAATTTTGCTAAAATAATAACAAATGATACTATTATGATAAAAACATGGGAAAGAGGAGCAGGAAGAACACTTGGTTGTGGAACTGGGTGTTGTGCAACAGCAGCTTTAGCTTATAAGTTAGGAAAAATAAAGAAAAATAAGATAAAACTTTTGGCTGAAGGAGGAGAGCTTTTTATAGAAATAGGTGAGAATTATGAAATAACTATGTCTGGAAAAGCAGAAACAATATGTCATGGAGAGTTTTTAAAGTAAAAAAATATTAAATTCATAATTTTATAATTAAAGATAAAAAAATAATTTATAAAATACAAATATTAAATTTATATATAAATAAGGAAAATTTTAGAATTATTCACTAAATAGAAAAAATTAAATTTTAAATAAAATAGTGAGGTGTTAAAATGGCAGAGTTGAATAAGAAAAAAAGTGTATGGGAAGCCTATCGTTTTTCTATTATTTTAATAGGGGCGATAATTTTGGGAAGTATCATTGGAACTGTAATGGGAGAAAAGGCAAAAGTATTTAAACCTTTTGGAGATCTGTTTATCAATGGAATGTTTACGATAGTTGTACCATTAGTAATGGTAACTATAAGTAGTTCAATTTCAAGTATGAATGATATGTCTAGATTAAAAAGTATTCTTAAAAATTTAATACTTGTATTTGTTTCAACAGGATTTATAGCTGCAATAATAATATTAATTGTGGTGAATATTTTCCCTCCAGCTCAGGGAGTAAATCTTAATATTCCAGCAGCAGAAGCATTAAAGCCTTTTCAGACTGGAGATCAGATAGTAAAAGCAATAACTGTTACAGATTTTCCAGAACTTATTTCAAGAAAAAATATGCTTCCACTTATTTTATTTTCAATAGTATTTGGTTTATGTGTAAATATGGTTGGAGAAAAGGGAAGAAAAATTGCTGATGGACTAGATGCACTAGCAGAAGTATTTTTAAAGATGATAAATTTGTTAATGTATTATGCACCAATAGGGTTAGGAGCTTATTTTGCAGCACTTGTAGGAGAATATGGAAAAGAGTTAATAGGTTCATATACAAGAGCTATGATAATTTATTATCCATTATGTTTTGCGTATTTTATTTTTATGTTTCCAGTGTATGGATATGTAGCTGGAGGGAAAGCTGGGCTAAAATCATTGAAGCATCTTCTTTCTCCAGCTATAACTTCTCTTGCCACTCAGAGTAGTATAGCTACTCTTCCAGTAAATTTAGAGGCAGCAGGAAAGATTGGAGTTCCAAAGGATATAAGAGAGATAGTACTTCCAATAGGAGCAACTGCTCATATGGACGGAACAGTATTCAGCTCTATATTAAAGATATCATTTTTATTTGGGATATTTGGTGTTCCATTTACTGGAGCAGGAACTTATATAAGTGCTATTCTTCTTTCAATAGTTGGAGGAGTAGTAATGTCAGGAGTTCCAGGTGGAGGACTTATAGGTGAGATGTTGATAGTAACTATGTATGGATTTCCACCAGAAGCATTTCCTATAATAGCTACAATTGGATATCTTGTTGATCCACCTGCTACAATGATAAATGCAACTGGAGATACAGTAGCAGCTATGCTTGTAACAAGAATGGTAGAAGGAAAAGATTGGATTAAGAAAAATCTGGGATAATATATGTGCAGTATTTTGAAGAGAATGAACATATAGATGGAATGAATTTCTATCTTTGCTCATTCTCTTTTTTTGTAAAATTAAAAAAAATTATTGTATTATATCAGAAAAAGGAATAAAATAAGAAGTAAAATTAATATACTTATGGAGGATTTCATTATGAATTCTGAAAAAACTGCAGAAGATAATTTAAGATTATTACAAAAGGGAAGCGGAAAACTGTATATGCTCTGTTTAGGTGTTGGGATAATGACAGGTCTTATTGTTTCCGTTTATAGATGGGGATTAGGATATGCTAACCATATTAGGGAAAGTATTTTTAGTCATGAAGATATGGAAAGTCCAATGTTTCTAGCTATGGTATGGGTAGGATTTATTGGTATTGGTTTGTTAGTGGATTTGATTGCAAAAAAATATCCTAAAACATCTGGTAGTGGTATACCTCAAGTAAAAGGAATAATTTTAAGGCAACTTGATTATGTGAAATGGTTTCAAGAGTTGATTGCAAAATTCATTGGGGGATTGTTTGGAATTGGGTGTGGACTTTCTCTAGGGAGAGAAGGACCTTCTGTACAGCTGGGTTCTTATATTGGATATGGAGTTACTAAAATCTTTAAGAGAGATTCTGTTGAAAAGAAATATCTGGTAACAAGTGGAGCAAGTGCAGGATTAGCAGGAGCTTTTGGAGCACCTTTAGCTGGAGTTATGTTTAGTTTGGAAGAGCTGCATAAATTTATATCTTCTAAACTTTTAATATGTACTTTTTTAGCTAGTATTGCATCTGATTTTGTAGGAAGAAGAATATTTGGTATGCAGACAGCTTTTAATCTAACTGTAAATTATCCTAAGGAAATAAACCCTTATTTTCAATTTGGTTTATTTGTTTGTTTTGGTATAGTTATAGCATTTTTTGGAAAAATATTTACAATGACTTTAGTAAAAATTCAAGATATATATAAAGGAGCTAAATTACCAAGATGGGCAAAAGTTTCTTTTGTTATGACAACTTCATTTATTTTATGTTTTATTCTACCAGAAGTTACAGGTGGAGGACATGAATTAGTTGAAGAAATGGCAGGAGGAAATAGAACTATAAAGTTACTTGTTATTATATTTGTTGTAAAATTATTATTTACAGCACTATCATATGCAACAGGTTTTGCTGGAGGAATATTTCTTCCAATGTTAGTATTGGGAGCTATATTAGGAAAGATATATGGAATACTGTTGGTTAATATATTAGGTGTAGGTCCAGAATTTATACCTCATTACATGGTATTAGGAATGGCAGGATATTTTGTAGCAGTAGTAAGAGCTCCTATAACAGGAGCAGTTCTTATTCTAGAAATGACAGGAAATTTTGATCATTTACTTGCACTTGTAACAGTTTCTGTGATAGCATATTATATAACAGATTTATTAGGATTAGAACCAATCTATGAGATTCTTTATGAAAAAATGGCAAAAGATGTTCCTAGTGAAAAAGTGGAACCTAGTAAAAAAACTATAATAACTGTCCCAGTAACAGGTGAATCTGAACTAGATGGAAAGAGAATATGCGAAATAAAATGGGCTGAAGATATTTTAGTAGTAGCTATCATCAGAAATGAACATGAAATAATTCCAAAAGGAAATACCAAAATAGAGGCTGGAGATAGAATAACAATACTTCTTCCAGAAAAGAAAGTTCATATTATGAAAGAGAGTTTATATAAATTAGGTACATGTAGTTAATTAAAATATCTAAAATGGGGGAGTAAATATGGAATTTAAGGTAGAGCATCCACATTTTGTAGAAAATAAAATAACTTGGGAAATTTCTGGACTAAAAAGTACACTTAAATATAATGGAAAACCTGTTAAATTAAAATGGGGAAAAACAAAGTTGTTTGATGATTATGGAATTGAAAGAGAAGTAAAAATATCAGATAATTTTTTTAATTCTCCAATGATAGTTATTGATAAAATAGAGAAAATAAAAGTAATGGAAGATTATTCAAAGATAGCATATTTTTTTATAATACCTTCTTTCTTCTTTTTAATAATAGGAGGAGCTTTAGGGGCAGTATTTGCAGTGGCTAATATTTATTTTGTAAGAAATAATTTCCTTACAGATAGACCATTAGGAATAAAAATAGGTTTGAGTATTCTTTCTACTATTGGAGGAATAATATTTTGTTAGGTTTATCAATAATATTTACAATTTTGAT
Above is a window of Fusobacterium varium DNA encoding:
- the clcA gene encoding H(+)/Cl(-) exchange transporter ClcA, whose amino-acid sequence is MNSEKTAEDNLRLLQKGSGKLYMLCLGVGIMTGLIVSVYRWGLGYANHIRESIFSHEDMESPMFLAMVWVGFIGIGLLVDLIAKKYPKTSGSGIPQVKGIILRQLDYVKWFQELIAKFIGGLFGIGCGLSLGREGPSVQLGSYIGYGVTKIFKRDSVEKKYLVTSGASAGLAGAFGAPLAGVMFSLEELHKFISSKLLICTFLASIASDFVGRRIFGMQTAFNLTVNYPKEINPYFQFGLFVCFGIVIAFFGKIFTMTLVKIQDIYKGAKLPRWAKVSFVMTTSFILCFILPEVTGGGHELVEEMAGGNRTIKLLVIIFVVKLLFTALSYATGFAGGIFLPMLVLGAILGKIYGILLVNILGVGPEFIPHYMVLGMAGYFVAVVRAPITGAVLILEMTGNFDHLLALVTVSVIAYYITDLLGLEPIYEILYEKMAKDVPSEKVEPSKKTIITVPVTGESELDGKRICEIKWAEDILVVAIIRNEHEIIPKGNTKIEAGDRITILLPEKKVHIMKESLYKLGTCS
- the lysA_2 gene encoding Diaminopimelate decarboxylase, with the protein product MMRINIGIDAHTHEYIKTSKHSSKFGESIFDERITEIVGKIVKDENMEFLGFHCHIGSQIFDTKAFHEGIESMVKETKKISEVLGIYIPEINLGGGFGVYYTEKDTAIDVEQFMKSMIEHLERSLEAEKMKLKKVSIEPGRSIVANAGSTLYTVGGTKTTYGGVKYIFIDGGMTDNIRPALYQAEYEAVVANKINEPAEDVVTIAGKCCESGDLIIKNGKLAKAETGDLILVATTGAYGYSMSNNYNKAPKPAVVFVKDGKSALSIKRESLEDLVRNDVLIDI
- the yjjP_2 gene encoding Inner membrane protein YjjP; amino-acid sequence: MNNKNSILKEKIEENNVLFVACYMGRLILQNGGETYRTEETIRRTCEYYGIKANSFATLNTIITSIDSFDGKRYSKVDRIDSRTLNLDKVDRLNNIARNLNKYKISEVKEKIMEIEAEDKMNFRKKVLGNVLVGSAFAILFKGGIRDSVVALISTFILACTDEFIKDLKLNNFFVNFIGGVIAAIISLMFFKFNFIDDISISIISALMLLVPGISFTNSIRDIIAGDFVSGISRGVEAVTTGIALASGSGMILSIFL
- a CDS encoding Putative p-aminobenzoyl-glutamate transporter; the encoded protein is MPEMTGVTEIRRKKYFEGMKIPHTYVIISCIVLLAFIATYLVPAGVYQRVLDPASGRNVIDPTTFQYVENTPVMFFSMTQPNLFTAFVKGLKNSAGIVFFTFLVCGSFNMMQKTGAIEGGIARIALLLRNKSMLLIPIVVFVFSIGGVTIGMNTEAIAFVPLGIVMARALGFDAMVGMSIVALGAGVGFVGGFVNPFTVGVAQQVSQLPIYSGMGYRVVVYVILYIVTCAYIIRYAHKVKSNPENSVVKELEKSDNFSIDFDALPKLTGAQKIVLGIFFIGFGTIIYGVLKYGWGTDELISVFLLMGISSSFVCGIGPSKTAENFIEGAKGVLFGALSIGIANAVLVVLQQGQVIDSILHSLSQAISHLPGYISVVLMYITQIFTNIFIPSGSGQAATTMPIMAPLGDLLGISRQTTVLAFQYGDGFTNYINPTASGLMSYLAIAKIPYEKWIKWMGPLMGIWLSIGAIAVIIAYLTGY
- the gltT_1 gene encoding Glutamate-aspartate carrier protein; protein product: MAELNKKKSVWEAYRFSIILIGAIILGSIIGTVMGEKAKVFKPFGDLFINGMFTIVVPLVMVTISSSISSMNDMSRLKSILKNLILVFVSTGFIAAIIILIVVNIFPPAQGVNLNIPAAEALKPFQTGDQIVKAITVTDFPELISRKNMLPLILFSIVFGLCVNMVGEKGRKIADGLDALAEVFLKMINLLMYYAPIGLGAYFAALVGEYGKELIGSYTRAMIIYYPLCFAYFIFMFPVYGYVAGGKAGLKSLKHLLSPAITSLATQSSIATLPVNLEAAGKIGVPKDIREIVLPIGATAHMDGTVFSSILKISFLFGIFGVPFTGAGTYISAILLSIVGGVVMSGVPGGGLIGEMLIVTMYGFPPEAFPIIATIGYLVDPPATMINATGDTVAAMLVTRMVEGKDWIKKNLG
- a CDS encoding Uncharacterized conserved protein; translated protein: MIIQITAAIVATLGFGILFGLNRKKLFYAGMSGGIGWFFYLISLKVNLSEAIAFLAASLSMTIYSEIMARKLKSPAITFLIGGFIPLVPGSGVYYTMYGLIKNDMQMTVQKGIQTFIIAGAIAVGILLGSTICQIYFSKKKKA
- the lysA_1 gene encoding Diaminopimelate decarboxylase, which gives rise to MKLFGTMKAENGILEIGGIKVTELAEKYGTPLYIMDQSLIEENIIKYKNNFKSSKFDTSIVYASKAFLSKAICQLVEKYDIEIDAVSGGELYTIKTSGLPMKKVHMHGNNKTDEELEMCLDYEIGSIIIDNEEEIERLSRICKEKNKKLKL
- the dapF gene encoding Diaminopimelate epimerase; this translates as MKFSKMQAAGNDFILVNGMIEKSLNWNETAKKVCDRHFGIGADGLMFCESSSKADIKMYYYNSDGSRGEMCGNGIRCFAKFIYDNGIVKKEKFSVETDAGIKYIKLDIGIEGNIEYLEVDMGKIDFRGKEIPCTIQKENILEEEIFIENKKIVFSSVLMGVPHTTIFVENFDEYDVNEIGSLMEKNDIFPEKTNVNFAKIITNDTIMIKTWERGAGRTLGCGTGCCATAALAYKLGKIKKNKIKLLAEGGELFIEIGENYEITMSGKAETICHGEFLK
- the yxeP_5 gene encoding Uncharacterized hydrolase YxeP; amino-acid sequence: MNIKRLKEEIEKEKDWLIDVRRDFHKNPELGQEEYRTMEKICEYLTKMGISYKDKIFKTGVIAEIKGEDTNYTIALRADIDALPIIDKKHTSYASINEGKCHACGHDAHTTIALGVAKYFSDNKIIPPCNIRFLFQPAEETVGGAKPMIQEGALKNVDCVFGLHVDEYLPTGHIGIKYGAMNASSDTLKINIYGKSCHGAYPSDGVDAILVASHVMVALQSIVSRNIDARESGVVTIGTIHGGTQGNIIADKVQLVGTLRTLNPEVRKTMLEKIEEIVTNVPKAFGGSGEFIREEGYTALINHDKEVDIVRENAVDLLGENNIFEKKTANMGVEDFAYFIENTPGAFFTLGVKNKEKGIDAPAHNGLFDIDEDALMIGVEMQILNIYSAFNKK